One window of Cryobacterium arcticum genomic DNA carries:
- a CDS encoding ABC transporter substrate-binding protein gives MFTITRGRLALVSAVAVGAVVALAGCASGDPLDEGNNSSSAPDTIVVGSQDYYSNEIIAEIYAQALENGGYTVDRQFRIGQREAYLPEIESGAIDVFPEYTGSLLQALEPDAAGGTADETYAELQDALPDGLAVLDMADATDQNSWTVTKAFADTYNLTDIASLTQVTEPITVGGNSELETRPYGPTALKEKYGIDIAGFTPVEDNGGPLTVKALVDNTIQLANIYTADPNIVSNDLVALDDPDGLFFPDNVVPVVSDKVDDGATEIINAVSAKLSADVLVSLNAQSVNDQAAADTIATDWLTKEGLI, from the coding sequence ATGTTCACAATCACACGAGGCCGGCTCGCGCTTGTCAGCGCGGTCGCGGTTGGGGCTGTCGTAGCCCTTGCAGGGTGTGCATCCGGCGATCCGCTGGATGAGGGAAATAACAGCTCCAGCGCACCGGACACCATCGTGGTCGGCTCGCAGGACTACTACTCCAACGAAATCATCGCCGAGATCTACGCCCAGGCCCTGGAGAACGGCGGCTACACCGTCGACCGCCAGTTCCGCATCGGCCAGCGCGAGGCGTACCTGCCCGAAATCGAATCCGGCGCGATCGACGTCTTCCCCGAATACACCGGCAGCCTGCTGCAGGCCCTCGAGCCCGACGCCGCCGGCGGCACCGCCGACGAGACCTACGCGGAGCTGCAGGACGCGCTCCCCGACGGGCTCGCGGTGCTCGACATGGCGGATGCGACCGACCAGAACTCCTGGACGGTGACGAAGGCCTTCGCCGACACCTACAACCTCACCGACATCGCCTCGCTCACCCAGGTGACCGAACCGATCACCGTCGGGGGCAACTCCGAACTGGAAACCCGCCCGTACGGACCGACCGCCCTCAAGGAGAAGTACGGCATCGACATCGCCGGCTTCACCCCGGTGGAGGACAACGGCGGACCGCTGACGGTCAAGGCTCTGGTCGACAACACGATCCAACTGGCCAACATCTACACGGCCGACCCGAACATCGTCTCCAACGACCTCGTCGCCCTCGATGACCCCGACGGACTGTTCTTCCCCGACAACGTCGTTCCCGTGGTCTCCGACAAGGTCGACGACGGCGCCACCGAGATCATCAATGCCGTCAGCGCCAAGCTGAGCGCGGATGTCCTCGTGTCGCTGAACGCCCAGAGCGTCAACGACCAGGCCGCGGCCGACACCATCGCGACCGACTGGCTGACCAAGGAAGGCCTGATCTAG